Proteins encoded in a region of the Nitrospirota bacterium genome:
- a CDS encoding phosphotransferase — MATTDPAAPKQPLTLPDRTLVAATVETRLPFQGQFKSLTPLAGDASNRRYFRIELTGSAARPVILMQLAEAEAFKQSEEAVSGAAHSVAELPFLNILSHLSKAGVSVPHLYHYDQAAGLLYLEDFGDLTLSDACRQAGAKEVEARYTQAVDALAQMQAKATAPADLTCLAFHRSFDVPLLMWEFDHFLEYGIEAQRGTAIEAESRRTIRGEFEKIAESLAGQPRVFVHRDYHSRNLMVDGTRLGVIDFQDALMGPATYDLASLLRDAYIELDEALIDRLIDRFLDRMATAGQARINREAFRRLFDFTSIQRNLKAAGRFVYIDRVKGNPKFLADIPRTLGYVRRNLQKYPELSALRAQLVRYVPELQ, encoded by the coding sequence ATGGCTACCACTGATCCTGCCGCGCCGAAACAACCTCTGACGTTACCGGACCGCACCCTTGTAGCTGCCACGGTCGAGACCCGACTACCCTTTCAGGGGCAATTCAAATCCCTTACGCCATTAGCGGGAGATGCCTCCAACCGCCGGTATTTCCGCATCGAGTTGACCGGGTCCGCTGCTCGTCCTGTCATCCTCATGCAGTTGGCCGAGGCGGAGGCGTTCAAGCAATCGGAAGAAGCGGTCAGCGGGGCGGCACATTCTGTTGCCGAGCTTCCGTTTCTGAACATCCTTTCCCATCTATCCAAAGCCGGTGTCTCCGTTCCACACCTCTATCATTATGATCAGGCGGCGGGGCTACTCTATCTGGAAGATTTCGGGGACCTCACCCTGTCGGACGCCTGTCGTCAGGCGGGTGCGAAGGAAGTGGAAGCGCGTTATACGCAGGCGGTCGATGCCCTCGCACAGATGCAAGCGAAGGCCACGGCACCAGCCGATTTGACCTGTCTCGCGTTCCACCGAAGCTTCGATGTGCCGCTCCTGATGTGGGAGTTCGATCATTTCCTCGAGTACGGCATCGAGGCGCAGCGGGGCACCGCGATCGAGGCCGAGTCTCGACGCACGATTCGCGGCGAGTTCGAGAAGATTGCCGAATCGTTGGCGGGGCAACCGCGCGTCTTTGTTCACCGGGATTATCACTCGCGCAACTTGATGGTCGATGGCACGCGGTTGGGCGTGATCGACTTTCAGGATGCCTTGATGGGGCCGGCAACCTACGATCTCGCTTCGTTGCTGCGCGACGCCTATATCGAACTCGACGAGGCGCTCATCGACCGGTTAATCGATCGTTTCCTCGATCGGATGGCAACAGCCGGGCAGGCTCGGATCAACCGGGAGGCCTTCCGGCGCCTGTTCGATTTTACAAGTATCCAGCGTAACCTCAAAGCAGCCGGGCGCTTCGTCTACATCGATCGCGTCAAAGGCAATCCCAAGTTTCTCGCCGACATTCCTCGAACGCTGGGCTATGTCCGGCGAAATCTCCAGAAGTATCCGGAGTTGTCCGCGCTACGCGCACAGTTAGTCCGATATGTGCCGGAGTTGCAGTGA
- a CDS encoding NDP-sugar synthase, producing the protein MKAMILAAGLGTRLRPLTNSIPKPLLPIAGTPLIVWNLLLLKRHGFRDVVINLHHLGPMIEQALGNGSRYGLRIIYSREPVILGTGGALKQAEPHFCGESVLVLNADTLVELDLGALCAFHQERNAMATLVLREDPAAEEWGLVEMDQDHRIVRITGRGRPDQVPVQPRMFAGIHVFRTRLLREVPKGVASTIIDPYVASIERGDMVLGYDCTGYWSDVGTPERYAQAEQDASAGRITLASRRLPI; encoded by the coding sequence ATGAAAGCCATGATCCTCGCAGCGGGCTTAGGCACGCGTCTGAGGCCGCTCACCAACTCGATTCCAAAGCCGCTCCTCCCCATTGCGGGAACCCCCCTGATCGTCTGGAACCTCTTGCTGCTGAAACGGCATGGGTTTCGCGATGTCGTGATCAATCTGCATCACCTCGGACCGATGATCGAGCAGGCGCTCGGTAACGGTTCCCGGTATGGGCTGCGGATCATTTACTCGCGCGAGCCGGTGATCCTGGGTACGGGGGGCGCGCTGAAGCAGGCAGAGCCGCACTTTTGCGGTGAATCGGTCTTGGTGCTCAACGCCGATACCCTCGTCGAGCTCGACCTGGGGGCGCTCTGTGCGTTTCACCAAGAGCGCAATGCCATGGCCACGTTGGTCTTGCGCGAAGATCCCGCGGCGGAAGAGTGGGGTCTTGTCGAGATGGATCAGGACCACCGGATTGTGCGGATCACGGGACGTGGACGGCCGGATCAGGTGCCGGTCCAGCCTCGTATGTTTGCGGGAATTCATGTGTTCCGTACGCGGCTGCTCCGCGAGGTGCCGAAGGGGGTGGCATCGACCATCATCGACCCCTATGTGGCGTCGATTGAGCGGGGAGATATGGTGTTGGGCTACGATTGTACCGGCTATTGGTCGGATGTCGGGACACCTGAGCGTTATGCTCAGGCTGAACAGGATGCATCGGCGGGTCGTATTACTCTTGCCTCGAGACGGCTACCCATTTAG
- a CDS encoding sigma-54 dependent transcriptional regulator — MKAKILIVDDDPDIATMLEDRLQASDYGTVIARDGIEALELVEQEAPHLILLDLDMPRMTGLEVLKQLPKVRPAEDLPVIVMTAHASIDAAVEAMKTGAYDFLTKPLDKDHLLIVISKALERNTLKRQVACLKSEVDSRYASIVGMSTKIRAVMESAQRAANSDASVLLLGESGTGKELFARSVHQWSPRQAMPLVVINCVALTETLLENELFGHERGAFTGADRLQKGKLEMADGGTIFLDEIGDMSLPLQAKLLRVLQDREFHRVGGTKLVSVNIRIIAATNKDLRQAVKNGEFREDLFFRLNVISLTLPPLRERADDLPALAKFFLNRHAKEAKRLGMMFSPAAMDAMGRYGWPGNIRELDNAIARAVILNQSDTIEPDMLTFDGMSRTSPGESLPYLSLPYHESMEEHSRHIIERAIKEAEGNQTKAADRLKLQRTYLARLIKQQKTKEEPE, encoded by the coding sequence ATGAAAGCCAAAATCCTCATCGTCGACGACGATCCCGACATCGCCACTATGTTGGAGGACCGCCTGCAGGCCTCCGACTATGGAACCGTAATCGCACGGGACGGGATCGAAGCGCTCGAGCTGGTGGAGCAAGAAGCGCCGCACCTCATACTGCTCGATCTGGATATGCCACGCATGACCGGCCTGGAGGTCCTCAAGCAGCTCCCGAAAGTCAGGCCGGCCGAAGATCTTCCGGTGATCGTCATGACCGCGCATGCCTCGATCGACGCCGCCGTCGAAGCCATGAAAACCGGCGCCTACGATTTTCTGACCAAGCCACTGGACAAAGACCATCTCCTCATCGTGATCAGCAAGGCCCTGGAGCGAAACACCCTCAAACGGCAGGTGGCCTGTCTCAAATCCGAAGTCGACAGCCGTTACGCCTCGATTGTGGGCATGAGCACGAAGATCCGCGCCGTGATGGAGTCCGCTCAGCGCGCCGCCAACTCCGATGCCAGCGTCTTACTGCTGGGGGAAAGCGGCACCGGCAAGGAACTCTTTGCCCGCTCCGTTCACCAATGGAGTCCGCGTCAGGCCATGCCGCTGGTGGTCATCAACTGTGTGGCCCTCACGGAAACACTCCTCGAAAACGAACTCTTCGGGCATGAACGCGGCGCATTTACCGGCGCGGATCGGCTGCAAAAAGGCAAGCTGGAGATGGCGGACGGAGGCACGATCTTCCTGGACGAGATCGGAGACATGTCGCTCCCGCTGCAAGCCAAACTCTTGCGCGTGCTCCAGGACCGTGAGTTTCATCGCGTCGGCGGCACGAAACTCGTGTCGGTCAATATTCGAATCATCGCCGCCACGAACAAGGACCTCCGCCAGGCGGTGAAAAATGGTGAGTTTCGCGAGGATCTCTTTTTCCGGCTCAACGTCATCAGCCTGACCCTGCCCCCGCTCCGCGAACGAGCCGATGACCTGCCTGCCCTGGCCAAGTTCTTCTTGAACCGACATGCCAAGGAGGCGAAGCGTCTCGGCATGATGTTCAGCCCAGCAGCCATGGACGCTATGGGCCGTTACGGCTGGCCTGGAAACATTCGCGAGCTGGACAACGCGATCGCACGAGCCGTCATCTTGAACCAGTCGGACACGATCGAACCGGACATGCTCACATTCGATGGAATGAGCCGCACCTCGCCGGGCGAGTCCCTCCCCTACCTCTCACTCCCGTACCATGAGTCGATGGAAGAACATAGCCGTCACATCATCGAGCGAGCCATCAAGGAAGCGGAAGGCAATCAGACCAAAGCCGCAGACCGCCTCAAGCTCCAGCGCACCTACCTCGCCCGCTTGATCAAACAGCAGAAGACAAAAGAAGAGCCGGAATAG